AGGTACCATCGGGGTTGCGTGGTGTAACCGTTGGAGGCGAAGTAAGTGCCAGCAACAAGATACTATTGAATGCTGTGTAGGTATCGGCACCATGCTCAATAGATTTGCTCATCATGAGTGAGTTGCCGATTTTAATACGGTTGCCCACTTTTACATCGCCATTAAAACGAAGGTTAAAACGTTCGTAATCGGTTTTGTACAAAATACCATCTTGCTTAAAGTAACCTGCCGACAGCATGTACTGTGCGTTGGGCGATCCACCCGAAGCGGTGAGGTTAAAATTGGTGATGGCGGCTCTTCTAAACACTTCGTTCAACCAGTTGGTGCCTTGGCCATACTGTGCTTCAATAGCAGCAGGATCGGCCAGCTTGGGCAAAATGTTGAGTCCGCTGGCAATGCGGGCTTCACTGTTGAGAATGGCGTATTCTTTTGCGTTCAGCATATCGGGCAGGCGCCATGCTTGCTGTATGCCGCGGTACATATCTACATTCAAACTGGTTTTGCCCACCTTGCCCCGCTTGGTGGTAATCATGATAACACCGTTGGAAGCACGTACACCATAAATAGCGGTGGCAGCTGCATCCTTCAACACATCTATGCTTTCAATGTCGCCGGTGCCAAAAGAGTTGAGTATGTTATCGGCTCCTTGGTCGGGCAAGGGATAACCATCTACCACTATCAGCGGGTTATTGGTACCGGTAAGCGAACTAATACCCCTGATGCGAATGCTTGTACCGCCTGTACCACCTGGCGCACCACTGTTTTGTGTAATGGTAACACCAGCAATGCGGCCCTGCAATGCCTGAGCGGCATCGGCTACGGGCGTAGCTACTACTTCTTTTGCAGAAATAGAAGACACCGAAGTGGTCAGCGATTTGCGGGAGCGGGTACCATAACCTACTACTACCACATCACTCAGCACAGCGGCCGATGGATTCAGCGTAATATCGACCAGCGCCTGGCCATCAGGCTTATATTCTTTGGCTTCATAGCCCACCACCGTTAATACAAGCACGTCGCCCGACGAATTGAGGCCAATGCTGAACATGCCGTCAATATCGGTTTGGGTGCCCACGGCTTTGCCCTTTACCACTACACTAACCCCTACAATTGGGGCGCCTGTTTTTTCATCGGTCACTTTTCCTTTTACTACAAATGAAGTGTCGGGTTTGCCACCTGCTTCTATTTGTGTAGCAGCGCCTTCATCTACATCCATAGAATCTTTGCCTGCACCAGGCTTCACTTTACCGGCAGGCACTACAGAATAGCTGCCGCTCGATAGTTTTTTGAACGTGTAGCCCAATGGTGTCAGCAAGTCGTTTAAAGCTTGCTCGGCATTGTTGTACTGGCCGGGTTCAAATTCTACTTTCTCTTTGGGCAGTCGCGAAGCTTCGTACACAATGTCTACCTGAAAACGCTTGTGAATGGCTTCGAGAAAAGCACTGACCGTGCCTTTGCTGCCTGCAAATAATGGCACATCAGATGCCATTGCTGTAAATGGTTGGGATTGCGCCGTGCCTTGGGTGAGGCATAGCACTAGCATTGAAGCCACCCATAGCGGCTTCAGCCAAGAGCTGAACTTTCTCATATAGCGGGTCGTTTAACTTATGTGCAATCGATGGCTGGCAGGCAAGGGTATTACTATTGCTTACCGGGCCGATATTAAAAGACGTTTATCTTTTTTCTCAATATTAATATTCAAGGTTACTTCCAAAGCGTTGATGAGTTCGTCGAGGTTGGCTGCATGCATGTGTCCGTTAAGGGTACGCTCTGCCAACACACTATCCTGCCAGCTTACAGCATAGCCAAAGCGCTGCTCTATCATTACGGCTATGTCTTGCAGTGGAGTGTAATCAAAATGGTATTCGTTGCTGGTCCAGTCCGCTACAACTTCTGTAGGCGTTTTTTCCAAAATAGGCTCAACAGCTTCTGCAGGCTTCAGCAATACCACATCGCCGGGTTTCATTTCGTAAATGGTGGTTTTACCATCATTATTCTTACCCGTATACAGCACCTGTACCTTACCTTCTTTCAGCGCCACACTGGCGTTTTCGGTGTAGGCATTTACATTAAACTTGGTACCCAGCACTTTTACATCCATGCTGTTGGTATGTACCACAAAAAAATCTTTGCCCGGGGTTTTGGCCTTGGTGATTTCGAAGTAGCCTTCACCTTCGAGCCACACATTGCGGATGGTATCTTCCAGCCAAATCTTCGGAATCTTTAAAGAGGAATTACCATTCAACACCACCACCGAAGAGTCGGGCAGCCACACTTTGCGTTTTTCGCCAAAGGCAGTTTTGATAACGGTGTACTCATCGGGCAAAGCCTGCTTTTGCGTAGCAGTAAACAATGCCCAGCCTGCTGCCAGCACAATAACGGCGGCAGCAGCCCACTGCGCCATGCGGCGAACAATGGCTACGGTGCCCAGTTGCCTTACCGGAACCTCTTGCTCCAGTGCCTGCTCTATTTGCTGCCAGTTGCTTGCCTGTTGCTCCTGGCTACGCAAGTCACGCCTCACCGAAAACGGGAGTTGTGGTTCTTTTTGTTCGTGGCCAGATTGCATCATTGCGGTACTATTTGGGTAAATGACAAACGGAAGCCATGTTTCATACTCATGCTCTTGCCCTTTTTTTTATTTTTTTTCGAAGTCCCGGAATCTGAGTCGGAAAACCACTGCTTCAGGTGCTGCATGGCTTTAAAGGACAGGTTCACCACACTCTGGTAATTGATGCCCATGATGCCCGCAATTTCTTTGTAGTCGAGACTTTCGTAAAAGCGGAAGTAGAGTACCTCCCGCTGGCGGGGCGGCAGTTGGTTGAGGGCCCTGCTCACGGCCTGCTGCTTTTCGCGGTCCCTGTCTTGTTGCATCAGCACTTCCTCCGGCGAAAACTCCAGCTGAACGGCATCGCTGCCCCATTGGCCAATGTGGAAGAGCCGGGTTTTCTGGCTGCGCAGCACATTGAGAATGTGCCGGCGAAGCAGTGTAAACACATAGCCTTTTACATGCTGAATGGGGCCAATGCTGTGGCGCTGCTGCCACATTTTTACAAACACTTCCTGAATGGCATCGTCGGCACCGGTATCATCTTTCAGCAGCTTGGCTGCATAGTGGTGCATAGTGGAATACAAAGCAGCATGCAGGGCCTGCAGGGCCTGCGTATCGTTTTGCAATACACGGCTCCAGCACTCTTGCAGATCGTTTGGTTGATGGCTGCCAATATGCATGAATATCCCGGTCAAAAAAACGTTTGTGGTGAATAAGCGGCTAAAGGTAGGGCGAAAGACAGGTAGCTCACAAATGACAGGCATCATCTCACAACAAGCTTTTTGTCACTGCCATCATTTACAGGCAAATTTGCATCAGCCACGCTAAACAAAACAGCTTGTTCGTTTATTTGTTGGGTGTTTTTGTGTCATAAAACAACGTTACCCAAACGGCCCCTTTAAAATACCACACATGAAGAAATTTCTTTTCCTCCCGTTGCTCTTGTTGATGCAAGTATGCTGCGTGGCACAAGGAACCGCCTTAAGTCCTCAACACCAAATCACCATTTTGCAGTACGCCGGCCCCAAAACCAATACGCTGGTACCCGTGGCCATGCTCAATCAGGTAAATGATAACGCCAGTGTAGCTGCCCGCTGGCTGGCCGACCTCCGCACCGAGCCCCTGCTGCGCCTCAGTTTTAATCCCAAAGACAGCAGCTATATTGGTGCTACTGTAGCAGATTTGGAAAAAACCTTTGCCGCCGCCGCCGACCAAAAAGCTCTCCTCTTCATCGACAATACAGATGTGCTCTGGAGCAAAGCTGCACCAAGCCCGGAAGAGAAAGCCCTGATGGACCGCTTTTACCAACTGGCTAAAAAATACAAACATGCGGTGCTTATCCGCTGCGTGTACGAGCCTACGTATTTCGCCATGGCTAAAGCGGGGTTTGGTATTGTGTCATTGGATTTGTAATCATTTTTCCCATCCATACACCCGCACATAATCTATCAGCAGGCTGGCAGGAAATGCTTGCGGATTGACGCCGTTTTTGCCACCCCAGTTGCCACCCACGGCCACATTCAGCAGCCAGTGAAAGCGCTGGTCAAAAGGCCATTCATCGGGGCTTTTGTGCTCGTTGCGAAAACTGAATAACAACTGATTGTCGATGTAGCCCTCAATCAATTCGGGCGTCCAGTCTACCCGATACACATGGTAGCCATCCATGGCGCCGGGCACTTGCCGGAAAGCTGTTTTTTGGGTGCCGGCAATGTGGTTATACGCTTGGGTATGTACGCTAATGTGCACTTTCTCGGGGTCGTAGCCCACATGCTCCATGATGTCTATTTCGCCACTGCGTGGCCAGTTGCCATAGCGCCAGTCTGTGGGCAACATCCAAATGGCGGGCCATGTACCCAAGCCGGCAGGCAGTTTGGCCCGGGCCTCAAAGCGACCGTACAAAAAATCGCCCCTGCCCTTGCTCACCAATCGGGCACTGGTATAGCTCATGCCTTTGTAGCTATCTGGCTGGGCGGTAATCACCAACTCGCTGCCATTTACCCAGGCATTGCCACTATCGCGGTAGTATTGTAGCTCATTGTTGCCCCAGCCATGACCACCGGTATCATAGCTCCAGTGGCTGGTATCGGGCATGCCTTTGTAGTTGAATTCATCGGCCCAAACGGGCTTGGCCGTAAAGCGGGCCTTGGTTTGCGCAACAGCAGCAGTGGCTACCAACAGCAGCAGGGCAAGTGTACATTTTTTCATACTTCAGCAATTGACATGAATGGAAGACAAGGGTAAGCGAAATAACCATAGCGGCCGCTTCGAACGCCTACATTTGCAGTCGTTTTACAAAAGAAGACACCTATGCCGGATCGCCATACTGCCCCCCTCATCAAAAATGCCGTTGATTTTTCATTTCAACTGAAACCTGTAAACATTTGGACCCTCAACAACGGGGTGCAGGTATATGCCCTGCATGCCGGCGAAGAAGCCGTGCTGCAACTGGAATGGGTGTTTTTGGCAGGCAACAGCCACGAGCCGGCCAACATGGTAGCCAGTGCCACCAACTTTTTGCTGAAAAATGGCACCAGCCGCCGCAGTGCTTTCGACATCAACGAGCACTTCGATTTTTATGGCAGCTACCTCAACCGCAACTGCTACAACGAAACCAGCAACATTACCCTCCACAGCCTCAGCAAGCACCTGAGTCACCTGCTGCCCGTAGTACGGGAAATTTTGACAGATGCCATTTTTCCGCAGGAGGAGCTCGACATTTTCGTCACCAACAGCAAGCAGCGCCTGCAGGTAAACCTGCAGAAATGCGATTTTGTGGCCAACCGCGAAATTGATGTGCATTTGTACGGTTCCAATCATCCTTACGGCAAATACAGTTCTGCCGAAGCATTGGATGCCTTGCAACGAGATGCACTGCTGCAATTTTACCAACAGCACTACCAGCAGGGGCATTGTGTGTTATTTGTAGCCGGTCAGCTGCCCGAAGATTTATTCGATCAACTCAATGCGCAGTTTGGCGACCTGCCGCTGAAACCGGCTGTGTTTACCAAAGCATCGCCACTGGTACTGCCACAACAGGTAACTGGTGAGCGGCACATCCGCATCAGCAACGATCCCAACGGAGTGCAGGGTGCCATTCGCATGGCCCGCAATTTTCCCAACCGCCACCACCCCGATTTTCAGGGGGTGAGTGTGCTCAACACCGTGTTTGGTGGTTTCTTTGGCAGCCGCCTCATGAGCAATATCCGCGAAGAGAAAGGCTACACCTATGGCATTTACAGCTACCTGCAAAACCATGTGGAGCAAAGTGCCTGGATGATTAGCACCGAAGCCGGCCGCGATGTATGCGAAGCCACCATAGCTGAAGTGTACAAGGAAATGGAACTGCTGCGCAACGAGCCCGTGGATGAAGAAGAACTGCTGCTGGTGCGCAACTATATGCTCGGTTCTATACTCGGCGATTTAGATGGTCCTTTTCAAATCATTGGCCGATGGAAAAGCTATGTGCTGCATGGTGTAGACGAACAGTATTTCTACAACGCTATTGAAAACATCAAAACCATTTCGGCCGGCCAATTGCAAGAGCTGGCCAATCGCTACCTGCAGCCTGAGCTGTTTTATGAAATGGTAGTGGTGTAATGTAAAATCCTGAAAAACAGGGATGGCAGCATGCGGCAAGGATTGCTTACTTGCCGGGGTAAAGTTGTTGTGTAGTGTTGAAATAAACAGTACACTTGATGGAAACAACCCATTCAACCTGATCCACTTTTTCATGCGCCAAACCACGCACCATTGTTACCGGGCAGCCTTGCTGCTATTTGTGCTGCACTTGCTGCTACCCCTGCCTGCGGCCGTGGCACAAACGGCTGCCCTCGACAGCATTTACAAGCTGGCACAAAAAGCACCCAACGATTCTGCACGGCTCATGTATTTGCGCCGCTACGGGCTGGTGCTGGCCCGCAACAATTTTGAAAAGGGCATGAAAGTGCTGGAAGATGGCGCTTCTGAAGCATTTGCCAAAGGCTACAATTTACTGGCCGTAGATTATTACCTCAACAAAGGCATTGCCCTTTATGAAAAGGGCGAATACATTCAA
The Phnomibacter ginsenosidimutans genome window above contains:
- a CDS encoding AAA family ATPase, whose translation is MKKFLFLPLLLLMQVCCVAQGTALSPQHQITILQYAGPKTNTLVPVAMLNQVNDNASVAARWLADLRTEPLLRLSFNPKDSSYIGATVADLEKTFAAAADQKALLFIDNTDVLWSKAAPSPEEKALMDRFYQLAKKYKHAVLIRCVYEPTYFAMAKAGFGIVSLDL
- a CDS encoding glycoside hydrolase family 16 protein, which translates into the protein MKKCTLALLLLVATAAVAQTKARFTAKPVWADEFNYKGMPDTSHWSYDTGGHGWGNNELQYYRDSGNAWVNGSELVITAQPDSYKGMSYTSARLVSKGRGDFLYGRFEARAKLPAGLGTWPAIWMLPTDWRYGNWPRSGEIDIMEHVGYDPEKVHISVHTQAYNHIAGTQKTAFRQVPGAMDGYHVYRVDWTPELIEGYIDNQLLFSFRNEHKSPDEWPFDQRFHWLLNVAVGGNWGGKNGVNPQAFPASLLIDYVRVYGWEK
- a CDS encoding RNA polymerase sigma factor, producing MTGIFMHIGSHQPNDLQECWSRVLQNDTQALQALHAALYSTMHHYAAKLLKDDTGADDAIQEVFVKMWQQRHSIGPIQHVKGYVFTLLRRHILNVLRSQKTRLFHIGQWGSDAVQLEFSPEEVLMQQDRDREKQQAVSRALNQLPPRQREVLYFRFYESLDYKEIAGIMGINYQSVVNLSFKAMQHLKQWFSDSDSGTSKKNKKKGKSMSMKHGFRLSFTQIVPQ
- a CDS encoding FecR family protein, with the protein product MMQSGHEQKEPQLPFSVRRDLRSQEQQASNWQQIEQALEQEVPVRQLGTVAIVRRMAQWAAAAVIVLAAGWALFTATQKQALPDEYTVIKTAFGEKRKVWLPDSSVVVLNGNSSLKIPKIWLEDTIRNVWLEGEGYFEITKAKTPGKDFFVVHTNSMDVKVLGTKFNVNAYTENASVALKEGKVQVLYTGKNNDGKTTIYEMKPGDVVLLKPAEAVEPILEKTPTEVVADWTSNEYHFDYTPLQDIAVMIEQRFGYAVSWQDSVLAERTLNGHMHAANLDELINALEVTLNINIEKKDKRLLISAR
- a CDS encoding M16 family metallopeptidase, which produces MPDRHTAPLIKNAVDFSFQLKPVNIWTLNNGVQVYALHAGEEAVLQLEWVFLAGNSHEPANMVASATNFLLKNGTSRRSAFDINEHFDFYGSYLNRNCYNETSNITLHSLSKHLSHLLPVVREILTDAIFPQEELDIFVTNSKQRLQVNLQKCDFVANREIDVHLYGSNHPYGKYSSAEALDALQRDALLQFYQQHYQQGHCVLFVAGQLPEDLFDQLNAQFGDLPLKPAVFTKASPLVLPQQVTGERHIRISNDPNGVQGAIRMARNFPNRHHPDFQGVSVLNTVFGGFFGSRLMSNIREEKGYTYGIYSYLQNHVEQSAWMISTEAGRDVCEATIAEVYKEMELLRNEPVDEEELLLVRNYMLGSILGDLDGPFQIIGRWKSYVLHGVDEQYFYNAIENIKTISAGQLQELANRYLQPELFYEMVVV
- a CDS encoding SusC/RagA family TonB-linked outer membrane protein: MASDVPLFAGSKGTVSAFLEAIHKRFQVDIVYEASRLPKEKVEFEPGQYNNAEQALNDLLTPLGYTFKKLSSGSYSVVPAGKVKPGAGKDSMDVDEGAATQIEAGGKPDTSFVVKGKVTDEKTGAPIVGVSVVVKGKAVGTQTDIDGMFSIGLNSSGDVLVLTVVGYEAKEYKPDGQALVDITLNPSAAVLSDVVVVGYGTRSRKSLTTSVSSISAKEVVATPVADAAQALQGRIAGVTITQNSGAPGGTGGTSIRIRGISSLTGTNNPLIVVDGYPLPDQGADNILNSFGTGDIESIDVLKDAAATAIYGVRASNGVIMITTKRGKVGKTSLNVDMYRGIQQAWRLPDMLNAKEYAILNSEARIASGLNILPKLADPAAIEAQYGQGTNWLNEVFRRAAITNFNLTASGGSPNAQYMLSAGYFKQDGILYKTDYERFNLRFNGDVKVGNRIKIGNSLMMSKSIEHGADTYTAFNSILLLALTSPPTVTPRNPDGTYAGGNGSTDGFNEPNPIYQLEVPQNSYIKYRVTGNIFAELELMKGLKFKTLLGGDFNFAENRNFSPATTSTGGRPIVLTGYSTQKGFYPDYLAEITLAYDKTFAGKHKVNALVGYTTQENRYSFVSAGRGGGTFSQLIPVLNNQIFLPTDISQISNAAEDGINSRFISYVGRVNYDFDNRGFFSFSLRRDGSSNFAPQNKFAMFPSVSAGWRLTAEPFMQDVNWLNELKVRGSFGYTGNPNVAAYSYIQAINQSFQYTFGNSSGSGGIVQAAAPSRSYNPDIKWEKNEQLNIGIDAAMLSNKLRFSVDVYQRRSKDLILYVAPPFVSGTYEAVPYNTGTLQNRGIDFTANANVISKKS